Part of the Paroedura picta isolate Pp20150507F chromosome 3, Ppicta_v3.0, whole genome shotgun sequence genome is shown below.
gattttaaatattgataattttatttttcttctgcaggtGCATTACTTTGGGTTTCAAGTATCATCTTCCTAATGCACATGGTGAATTGCTGTCCTTCAAAATGTCAGTGCCATCAATTTTCAAAGACAGTGGACTGTAGGAACAGAGGACTTGTTGAGGTCCCTTCCCGCTTACCTGCTGAAACTCAAATATTACTGTTGTCGAATAATCATATTCAGAAAATCAATCACAGTGTTTTTATTGACACAACGATTCTCAAAATTCTGGATTTATCTAATAATTCCATTTTTGGTCTGCTGCCTAACACTTTCAAAGGACTGAGACATCTACAGATCCTAAATTTAACTCGGAACTTCATTGAATACGTAGATAATAAGACTTTTAGTTCCCTCCCACACTTAAAAGCACTGGATTTATCATCCAATAATATAGTAAGTCTGCCTAGAACTCTAGGGAATAACACAGGGAACATAACTTTACTGTCTCTGAAGCATAATAAACTTCAGAAAGTAGACAGACTCCTGTTAGAATCACTTCCAAATCTGAAAGTTGTTCTTTTCAAGGGTAATTCCTGGCTATGCAACTGTCATGTCTTTGGCCTTAAATTGTGGCTGGAGACTTTTTTATACAGAGGTAAGTAACTTTTCTGTAGTACATATACTATATATCaagcaaatatatttattaagaCATACTTCACTGTACTGGTGTATTGCAGGTTTCTTATTAATTCAAGGAAACGCAGAATAATatcaaaaactgtttttaaataaTGATTTCCTGACATAGATTTTACTGTATAGCATGTGCCTCTTCTacatttcatttattatatttatttaaggcTACATTTATACATTGcattaaatatttaattaaatcTACATGTAGATCATTATAGCTATTGATGAGTAaacacaggcccattccgcacaagttaaatgtagcaggagtgtggcaaattgtaaacgctactaatttgcagttatgcatgacgtcgcacacaatctgccacactcctgaaacagatccacgaaaagcgcttcattgtagcgcttccagggaaatcggctgcaaccggccgcagattcagtgcatgctgccgaaaaagccatgttaacggaacgcggaagaaagcgcagcttcccaggtgaccagggcgcaactggAGGTGGCGCCGAATtgactgcgtgcataatcggggaggctggAGGGTCGGAGGCAgcgcgaccgctcaagcggctgcaGGAATGAACggcggcgcaggccggggggaacccaagggaacacggaaggAAAGGCGgctggagagctcacagtggaggggggcaaggggatTGCTgcggctaaggatggcagagaggccggccacccacctcccacccattcccaaacacccccaaacacaaacgagaacggaggcgaggtctctaagaaaatacaaaaactttataaaacagtgtgaatgaacaaagcacaaatatacaatacaaagcttaaagtaggggaaacaatttaaaggggaaacatatggggcagaggaaccggggcagcaaagaaggggagaggtgaactgggagtaaactaaggggaaggggaaacatgctccctccccctccgtgcctgacaaacccagcagggctgcgcctgcgcagg
Proteins encoded:
- the LRTM1 gene encoding leucine-rich repeat and transmembrane domain-containing protein 1, producing the protein MKGALLWVSSIIFLMHMVNCCPSKCQCHQFSKTVDCRNRGLVEVPSRLPAETQILLLSNNHIQKINHSVFIDTTILKILDLSNNSIFGLLPNTFKGLRHLQILNLTRNFIEYVDNKTFSSLPHLKALDLSSNNIVSLPRTLGNNTGNITLLSLKHNKLQKVDRLLLESLPNLKVVLFKGNSWLCNCHVFGLKLWLETFLYRGGISDGVICSTPENWKGKDLLKIPYEMYGICPPIASRVKKDNLHPNSEHKNSLKHTHHNEHGDSSRSHCEPKPKPRPVSLRHAIATVVITGVVCGIVCLMMLAAAVYGCAYAAITAKYHREHLPPGKEKGNLEGKGPFESSLA